From the Oncorhynchus keta strain PuntledgeMale-10-30-2019 chromosome 13, Oket_V2, whole genome shotgun sequence genome, the window GGTTGACCTCTGGAATGCACACCCTGCTACTCTAATGGTGATTCTTCTCATtcatgccccccacacacacaaaactgtctggctctttctttctctcctgctATCCTTCACTTTTACAACAGTGATACTCTTCACCCAGAGCTTACAGCTCAAATCCTTTAAgatcatttttttgtttgttgtctaAATGGTCCACCTGGCAGCTCATATGTTACCCTCCATTTGCTGTATGCACTGTTTACCTAACtattacacacgcacacacactcacacagtttcTCATTCCCTCTTTCTCCTGCTATTCTTCATTTCAGCTCTGTTTACCTAACTGTTACTCCAAAGTGAATGAAATGTTACGCTAAATGAAACATAAACAAAGCTTTACCTAACAGGTCATAAAATAAATCACAacccatgaacacacacagacactacacaaATCCCAAACTCAAACACACGGTAGTTTAAAATAGTATTATTAATTATGGTACTCGTCTCACTTGTTTTTTACTAAAATATTTTTGCAATAAatctaataaaaaatacatatcaGAAAATACACAGCAGTATAAGTCTAGCATTAGGAGTGAATCCTAACCTCCACCTAAGAGTATAATTTTCACTTAAATttcccattgacatcaatgcatgacTAAGTGGATATTTTTTTACTTGTGGAAGTTTAGATTACTTGTGTGGAAGCTTGGGACCCCTTATTTGGTCCCAACCCATCGtttacagtagtgcactatgaagggaatacagtaaacaaaaatgtaaaaaagaaattaatacaaacacatatacagtccattccaaaagtattcagactccttgacctttttccacattgttacagtgcagccttattctaaaatggattcaatagtttttttcccctcaatctaccCAAAATACttcaaaatgacaaagcaaaaaactgtttttttgtgtgaaatttttgcaataaataaatgaaatatcacatttacataagtattcagaccctttactcaatacatagttgaagcaactttggcagcaattacacccttgagtcttcttggttatgacgctacaagcttggcacacctgtatttggggagttcctcccattcttctctaaaaaaatcctctcaagctctgtcaggttgtatggggagcatcgctgcacagctattgaacatctctccagagatgttcgattggattcaagtccgggctttggctgagatctgtcccgaagccactgctccgttgtcttggctgtgtgcttacggtcattgtccttttggaaggtgaaccttcgcccccagtctgaagtcctgagtgctctagagcaggttttcatcaaggatctctctgtaatttgcgTTGTTCATATTTCCCTCAATCTTGACTAGTTTCCCATTCCCTCCTgccgaaaaacatccccacagcatgatgcatgACCAGGGATgacgccaggtttcctccagaaatcacacttggcattcagcacaaagagttcaatcttggtttcatcagaccagagaatcttgtttctcatggtctgagagtctttaggtgcccttcggtaaactccaagtgggctgtcatgtgcctttcactgaggaaAAGCTtctgtctgattggtggagtgttgcagggATGGAGTtcctttccacagaggaactagaggtctgtcagagtgaccaatcAGATCTTGGTCAcccccctgaccaaggcccttatcCCCCAGAACCTCAGTTTAgccctaggaagagtcttgttggtttcaaacttcttccatttaataatgatggaggccactgtgttcttggggaccttcaatgctgcagacattttttcgtacccttccccagatctgtgcctcgacacaatcctgtctcggagctctacggaccattccttcgacctcatggcttggtttttggtgtgacatgcactgtcaactatgggaccttatatagacaggagtgtgcctttccaaatcatgtcaaatcaattgaatttaccacaggcgaactccaatcaagttgtagaaacataagtcgctttggataaaagcatctgctaaatggcatatattatattattatctcaAGGctaatcaatggaaacaagactcaacttcgagtctcatagcaaagggtctgaatacttacataaataacatatttctgtttttaattttgataaatgtcattatggggtattgtatgtagattgctgaggattttttcttatttaatcaattttagaataaggctgtaatgtaacaaaaagtggaaaaagtcaaggggtctgaatatattccgaaagcactgtgtgtgtatctgtgtgagcACACGTTTTGCTATACTTGTGAGttccagaagtcctcacaagaatagtaaaccaaCTAGAATTCAAGGAAGTGAGGATCTTTTGCCAGTTCTCATTTGTAAAAAGGATAttttaggattaggggttaggattaggggttaaggttaggttaaaaataaaaaataaaataaaaagatatGGTCTGCATGCATGTTTTTGGTCAAACAgccaataatatatatatataaataagaaGTTATgtcatttatatatatacacgtcatattatatatatacgtCATATGGCAAAGTTCATCCTAATACAATACGTGCCCCAAAAAAATCCCCCAAAATGTAATAAAAACGAAATATTTTTGAATGGCACGTAATTGTATTAGGATGAACTTTGCCATATGACGATTATATGCCATAtgacgtgtatatatatataaatgacaTAGCTTCTCATGACATATTTACACTACAATGATGGATTCCAGTTATAACACATGAATATCACTTCTATACACAACATTTAATACACACAATAATGATGAATGCATAGACACACAAGACATGGTGTGGTAATTTTAGGGCTACGAGGTGAAATTTCCTAGGATCAGCTTCTCCTCCCCCTAttttaaccttaaccattagtggggaaaatgctAAACCGACCCAGGATCAGTgtctaggggaaacttcaccctacACCAATATACACAATCTAAGGCGTGGTGTGGTAGTGTAGAGTTAAGGAGTGATGTGATGCCGTTATGGAGTATAGGGTTTACCAGGCCCCAAATCTGTTTGCGCTCTTGGCAAACTCCATCGCCGTCAGTGTCAAGCCAAACATGTCAAGCCATAACCGTTAAGGAGTTAGCATGATAGcacatgatagcacaaacagactggcactcaggctagtATAGTGTTATATGAGAGTGGAGAGAAGCGgctgtctctctccatttctgGACATATAACTAACTGTAATAGGATTATATGCAATCATAGAATTGGATAGAGGGCTTTTCTTTGCAATAATGTTTGATGTGATAGCATGGGCAGCTTTTTGGCACATGCACCTTCTATCCATTTCTATGTATTCAATGCACTCCCCAACAGTTTCATGAAAATGCTCTCGTCTAGCACCCCAAATCCTCCCTGTCCGTATTGCTCAACAGAgatataaataataaatacatacTTTCTCCAGTCTTGttcagtaacacacacactaaacaacaacgTATTCTTTGGCCTCGTTTTGTTGTGCATGGAGTATGCGATTGTGAGGTTACAGTTGGTAAGTGAAAGATAGTTGTTACTCTTGGGTGTACCAGTGTGTCTAACACCAACGAGTAGGTTTGTATTTCTTAACGGACAAATACTGCCAAGTGCAGCCTTAATGCATTCTCTTGTGGGGTTTTAATGGCCACCTCTGTTTAACACAGTGTAGGTGTTGGTGTCAGGAAAAGTATTGTGTTTTAGGAAGTAGTGCCCATGTCCCATCACCCAACTTTAACCCCATCCCTAATTTACCCAACTCTAGGGCACCCATGTGTGGGTTGGCTGTCTCCCTACAGTTCCCATACTTCATGGACATCCCTCAgctctacccctaaccctaaactctaCCATAGCTCTCCAGGCTCTCCTTAGGTTGGGTTGGTTCTCTCTCAATTAGTGTCCATACCCCACCCCCCATGCTAATGTACCCCACTCTAGGGTCTACTTGTATAGGTTGCCTGTCTCCCCATAGTGCCCATACCCCATAGACATTCCATGGCTCTCCCCATCCCTAACCCCATTCCGAAGCCCATCTGCCCCACTCTAGGGTCTCCCTGGGTAGGGTGGTTTTCACTCAATAATGAATTAATCCTACATACATCCCCCAGCCCATCCCTAACACCATCAACTCGTCTCTAAAGTTTCCTTGAAggagaaatgtgtttttttacaaTAAAATATTATTTCGATGTAAATGGCATGTCATAGAAGAGTCAATACACTTTTATTGCAATTTCACTTGATTTTGAGAAACTTTCCCCAACCAGAAATGTATTTCCACACAAAATGGAATATAACGTTGTGGATAAAGtttgaaatgacacaatttcacatgtacaacatctaaagacctgcatcactaAACTCAGTGTGTTTTCATTTCTAAAAGGAcgtatttgggtgtttttggaaCATTTGTTCATGTTTGTTCAGAACCCCCGTTTTTTTCAGAGCCGCCGTACTGCACAACAACAATGAGGAAGTGAATCACTGGTTGGGGTAAGTTTCTCAAAAACAAGTGAAATCGCAAAAAAAGTGTCTGGAATAGAGAGttgtttataaaaaaaaaagcAAAATTCACCTTTAAGTTAAGTGTTAGTTCTCTCAATAGTGTCCATACCCCATCAACATGGACATCCCCAACACAGACTCTCCCTTAAGGTTCTTAACTGCTCTAACTGTCCTTGATTACTTTCTCTCAATAGTGTTGATACCCCATCCATCTGCCCAGCTTTCAGGTCTCTTGGTTGGGGTTTAGTAGTGCCCATATCCCATGGACATCCCTAATCCCATCCCTAGGCTCTCCCGTAGCCCCCTTAGCTGCTCTTCTCCCAGCCTGATCTTGTCCTCCAGCTGCCTCTGTTCCACCAGCAATGCTGCCTTCATCTTGACGTAATGACTGTAGTCACGGTGCTGTGGATCAAGAAGATAAAGATGACCCAATTGTACACATGGTCCAAGGTGCATTTTACTTCTGCTTTATCCCAAACCTTCAGAaagacaaacacaccacacacagaggtTGGAAGTTGGAATGGTTGGAGCAGTGcgaagacagtgtgtgtgtgtgtgtgtgtacctgttctTGGGAGAGGCATCGTCTTAGCACCCTTCCCACAACCTGCTCCCGTCGGTCTACATGTTCTTTGAGGTCCTGGGCCTCTGACAGCTGCACCAGGAGCTGACGCTTCTTCTCCAGGAGGGGgagctgtggagggagggaggggtgagagtgAGAACAGAGTTTGTTTTAAGGTTGTACTTTTTCTTAttatttatttctttctttcctcACCCTCTCATAGTGTCCAGTCTCGGCCTCCAGGTTGTCCAGTGAGCTCTCAACCCTAAGTAGCCGTccggagagagacagaagcagactGACCACCTTATCCATATCCCCGATAAACATCCTGAACTTATCCACCTCATTGGGCTTACAGAACGCTAGCACCAGGCTTTCAAcctagaggggagaggaggaggagagttagATCTTAtggccttggtctgggaggtgactaggaacccgattgtcactctgacagagctccagagtttctctggtgcgatgggagaaccttccggaaggacaaccatctctgcagcactctatgGTAGtgtccagacagaagccactcctcagtaaaaggcacatcacATCCCACTTGTAGTTACCTAAAGGTTACCTgaagaactctcagaccatgagaaacaagaaacaagattctctggtctgatgaaacaaagactgaactccttggcctgaatgccaagtgtcatgtttggaggaaacctgaAACCAACCCTACGGTGAAGTATTATGGtggcatcatactgtggggatctTTAGGTGTCAGggactgggggaggagaggagagacaggagaggtaggagaggcttccggacaagtctctgaatgtattgagtggcccagccagagcccggacttgaacccgttcGAACAtatctggagaaacctgaaaatagctgtgcagggatgcaccccatccaacctgacagagcctgagaggatctgcagagaagaatgggagaaactccacaaatataggtgtgccaagcttgtagcgtcaaccCCAAgagttgaggctgtaatcgctgccaaatgtgcttcaacaaggtactgagtaaagggtctgaatacttaagtaaatgtgatattttagtattttattttgaataaatttgcaaaaatatatatataaaaaaatagtttttgctttgtcattatggggtaatgtgtatattgatgagccaaaaaaacaattgaattagaattagaataaggctgtaatgtaacaaaatgtggaaaaggtcaaggggtctgattaccttcccgaatgcactgtatatgtgtgtgtgtactatacaCACCTCCTCTCCCAGCTGTGCGTTAGCCCGTATATCCTCCTGTAgacctctctgtgcctctctcagAATTCCTAGCTTCTTACGTAGACTCTCCATCAACTGTCTCTgtaaaggggggagggggagataggGGGGGGAGTAAAGGAAGGGTAGGTAGAGAGTGTTACAGAGAGCAAAGTCAGTTACAGTCATCTCcaatcttgtgtgtgtgtgttcagtatacATGCTAGGATTTATGATAAAAGAGTGTGCacgtgggttgtgtgtgtgtaccttgtaagacaggtcctcatcatcatcatcagtgtcTCTAGTGTCTGAGCAGTAGTCTTTCATCTGAGTGAGGAGCTGAGCTTTGGCTGCTGAGGTAGAGTAGTAGGACGAACAACTGGAGCTGGCACCAGAACGCCTGgataaaggaggaggagaggagagatggcagGGGGGGGGGTAAATGCGCTACGTAAATGCAGTTCATTGTGAATTTTATGATATGTGTATACCATATAAACATGAAATAAACATAACCCACACACGCACTCACCTATCCAGACTGTCTGTATTGTGCTCCAGGTTGGGGCTACGGTAGGcccctctccagctctctgtgcCTGCCTCGCCCTCAATGCTCTGGGGAAACAGCTCCTCCATGAGTTCCTCTCTGGTCCTCATCCCCTGGTCCTCCATTTCTCCATCCAGAGACCCATTCTCCACTGTCATCCTACCCGCTGGCAAGGCCTCCTGATTAGGGAGCGTGTCGATGTCCGTCTCCAGCACCTGCAACGGAGGTAAGATTGTAACGGTAAGCTCACTCCACAGCTTAAATGCCATGAAATGTCTCAACTCGCGTCGCCGAATTGCTAGCTTTCTGGTGATGCAACAGGCCAGTAAGTTGTCAAGCGGGTGGTGCAAGGCAGAGGTTCACTAGTTTGAGTCCAGTATAGTTATATACGTTAGCATCAAGCTGTGGGGTGAAggttcccctaggtacagatctagcaTTAATTTTCCCTCCCCATATCCTGACCTTATGGGCAACTTCAGCCTACACCCTAGCTAGCAGCACAGTGAGGCATGTTACACACCGTGACCGGCAGGGCGAAACCTTGTAGCTCTGTCCTGATTGGCTCTTCATCCTCTGGAAGCCCCTCCTCCTGGGAGTCGTCGATGTCCGTTTCCATGGGGATGTCCACTTCCTGTTCCAAGCTCTGGGCGGGGCTCGGGCCGAAATCGGATTCCGGTTCCAGTTCCAATAATTCATGTTCCAATTCCGGCTCTGGAATGGGAATCAATCACTGAATCATATTTTACAAAACAAATTTTtacagcagttgtcacaaagtgctttacagaattGTATGGCGTTACTTACTGTCGTTGTTGTTGTGGGGGTGATTCCGCAATCTTCTATTCTGCTgtaactgttgttgttgttcatagGTCATAGCGAAGTAGGACTCTGGTGAGATAACGCCATTCTCTATGGTGAGTTGACCTGAGAAGCTATGCACTCTGGGAGACGGAGTTCTCTCCCACTCAGCCCTGGCCCTCTGCTGTCTATGAGAGATAGGCTTCAATACAGCAGGACAATCTTGGTCAACCATGTTGTACAACCTGCAGAGGGACATATAATATACAGTGAAACAGGTGTGTGTTACGTCATGCTAAGAAGAGGTGATATAACTATAATAATCATTCAGAAAGGAAACACCAAGACAAGATAAGGCATAGTCTTGTTTCTGCTCCTTCAGGGTAGCGAAGATGATAATATATCTATAGGCAGTGAGCACAATATGCAATGTCAAATCCCCTGATGGAAGAAACACAGAACCCAGACAGGTggatgctggtggtggtggtgggatatCAGAAACAGCAAGCATAGCGACTAACAGCTAGTTACAAGCACCAACGGCAGCAAGAGACACCAGCACATGACATCCGGCATTGAGGAAGCATGTGTAGAACTGGTCCACTTAAATAGACCGCGTGTAAAGTAGTGTGAATCAAATTGGTGCGATATCCGCTGATGCAATCAGCTGACGCCACCAGACTCGGGTTTCCCTTCTGAACTGGCTCCgctttattaataataatataataagatGTATAAATGGCTCTGACTAGTGTAGTGTTTCACATGCAGAAACTCACATATAGACACTCCGTAGAGTAGTGAGTAGTATAAGTGCTGACACATTTGTGTGTCGGAGCCTCTAAGTCTCCATCTCACCTGACACAGCTTTCTGATGGCGGCAGTGTGTTGTTGTAGCGAGGGGGAGTGTCTTTATCTCTTTGGGGCGGGGCCACCGGCCGGAAGGCCGTGTGTGTGAACCCTGGACTAGGCGAAGACTGGGGAAAGCGCCATTCCTGGACTTGGCTTCTGATGCAGCGCTGGCACCCCTCTAGCTCCTCCCTCTGGGGCGGGAGGCTGTAGGAGCGCTGCCGCGTCATTTCACTCTTTTCAGGGTGACAGGGgtgagatgaagggtgagaggtGGGACCCTCTGGTggtatgagagggagaggagggggggtggggtttaccaatggatggatggatgaagaaacagaggtggagaagagaggagaggacaagagggtGTGGTGGGAGGCTCTCCTGCGGTGGAACTGCTCCCATTTGGGGGGAGGTGGCCTCGGAGGGGGTAGAGTCTTATTTTTGTTAGCCGCTCCCCTAATTCCTCCCACTCCCACTCTTCCCCCTTCGATCCCGCCTCCCTCCTCCAGCTCAGACAGTGGTGTCGCCATAGCAACCGAGGGTGAAGTACGGCGGTGGGTGGAGCCAAAGTGTAGATCGTTCTCGGACATGGCCCTGCTTCGTAGTAGTGATGAAGATGAATATGATGTGGGGTTAACCACCATAGACGTCTGGTGATGGTCCTCCTCGTCCACACTACAGGCAGACAGCAAGCCATTCCAACAACCCCCACTTTGGGAGActtgctggtggtggtggtagtcagGTGTTACTGTTATAGTACAATTTGGTGGCCCGGTGGATGAATCACGTCTGTACCGGGGGTAGTccctgagagatggagagagaaggcaaGAAAGAGAACAATCAGGCCAAAGAATAAGTCTACTGGGACCCATTATTTATTTCATTgtctatttttgtttatttctcTTAAAGCGGAGTGTAGAGACAGatgctgcatcccaaatggtacactatattttacatagtgcactacttttgaccagagcccacagagaataggttgtcatttgggGGACACACGGAGACAGGAGGTGGACAGGAAATGGCATACCTCTCGGTCAGGCTGAACTTCCTGTTGATCTGTGTCTGTTCCCACGGTAACGGTCGAGACGCAGCAGGATACGCCTGTGGAACACATCGGCCAAGTTATtcacaggaggacagggagagaagcaGGAATGTCGCTTGCTCGCCCAAGGATCCGCTTTAAAGAATAATACTCGTTGACACCAACACTCAGTACCTATTTTAAAAAGTTATATAAGTAATGATAATGTGGGAAATTTAAGCTTCTGGAACAAAGAGGAGGAACTATTAGAACAATGGAACCCTTTGAATGTGTAAAATAAGAAACCTTTTTTCAAAACTCAACTTGGAGGACAGACATCTGAGTGACAAGAGATGAATAATAAAATGCACTATTCTGTTCCCATCTCAACGGCTGGAATCGGTTGATAAAAcccctctagtgtgtgtgtgtgtctttatatCCTCTTGTATTGGCCAACCATCCTCCTCCCTTAGGGTGCTTTAGGCAAGGCCAAGCAAGCTTCAAGATATGACATCCTCATTCAGATCTGGACCCATTAAACACTGTTCAACATCTCCAGATACTGTATAAAACCTTGGCGTTGAACCAAAGGCCTTAATCTGAAATCAAcctgtgcgtttgtgtgtgtgagtgtgtctaggTATTGTGTAACAGTAACCTATACTTGCCTCTGTTGGTGTGTAGCTCTGTGGTGGATACCCCTGGTGAAGAGCCTGGTTATCCTGGAGAAGAGCGGTGTTGACCGGGTGGAAGGCTGAACGAGGAGCctccatctggatttggggatggGAGTGGTTCTGGGGGTAGGCATGGGGTTGGGATTGACTGGCAAAAAGATCCTGAGCTGAACTGAGtgactttctctccctctctcttttcctctctctctcactttgtctctctttctccatctcactatcttgttccctctctatccccctttctctctccatctccagctcTCTCAGTCTAGCCCtttcctctctttgtctctcttcctccctttccccctcaagagccatctccctctctctggccctctcttctctttccctctcccttaccatttcctccctctccaacaacctctccctctctgtcgccctctcctccctttccctttccctctctcttgctctttcctccctttccctttccctctctcttgctcttacctccctttccatctccctctctttttccctctccttctctctctccctattcccaCTAACCGATTGTCTCCGGGCCTCCATGGTATTAATCAAAAGGGGACTTTCTCGCTCGAATCCACCCTGGTAAGAGTACCTCCTCTGGGCTTGTCCCTGTCCATAGCCTCCTCTTTGGTTCTCCAGCATCGACAGATGAGGCTGCCCCTCATGTCTATCTGGCCTCTGCCGTCGTCTCGTCAGACCTGGCAAATTTGACACCAATATACTCCTGCTTGTCTCCTCAAAGAACTTACAGCGGTCCGCGAAAGGTAGAATATCAGACTCCTCAGTGTGGGAAGAACaagtggtagaagaagaagaggaggcagaggatGCCCTCCCTCGTCCTGACACCCCCAAGGCCACTCCGACCCTCTCCCCCCGTCGGTCAGTGTCAACTTCTGGTTGGAGTTTATGTTCGGGTGTCCATCTCCATCGGCGGGACTTACCAGCTGGAGCTAGCTCCTCCACGACCTGGATACCCATACCCCAGCTAGGCAAGGTTGGGACTGACCTTTGGGGTGTCCTGGAAGAGTATGTAGCTTGGTCTTGCTTCCCTGGTGGTTCAGGTTCTTCATCCCTGGGGGGTTGTAGAGCTGAAACTGGGGCTAGGGACGGCTGGTGGAGCTGGAGGGTGGAAGAAGAGGATAGTCTGTTCAGACCTCCAGGAGCTGGAGCTGAGAGGCTGATGTCGGAACAGGTGTACACGCCTTGGGAGCTGCTCTCCTTGGCAGGCGGATCAACGTCCTCAGCCTCTTTCCTCACGAGGTCCTGGATTTCCAGGTCTGGACCTTCTTCCTCAACTGTCTCCCCGCTGTAGAGCAACCCTCCTGGGCCTTTACTCTTGGACAGCTGGGCCTTCTTGTGCTGGATCTCGTTACGGAGGTTTGTGGCGAAGCGTTCGCTGCGACGGCGTGACCGGGACGAACGGTGACTCCTGGGTTTCTTCATCAGCACCTTTCCTTCATTATcatcccttcttcctcctcctctatgacTTCCCTCTAGTAGGCTGTCTACACTGGCTGCAGCACTGAGAGGCCCA encodes:
- the shroom4 gene encoding protein Shroom4 isoform X2, with product METVEQLVSFNHIPVQLNGGTPWGFTLKGGLEHGEPLIITKIEEGGKAEQCKKLRVGDELVNINGSALYGSRQEALILIKGSYRILKITVCRRSVPVIRPHSWHLAKLSSTESPHSSTSVPPPPSPSPPSAMQLHPGLYTLPWHSTADNSDLSIQWNKLSRHYSTDRSSSLSSMDSLDPTSSQVYYDSHNSPVDPAIFNNKRDYEYHNSPVDPAIFNNIRDSAYSSFSASSNMSDYTVSLRPGEACSMENIVRSLGPGGPACRVNTCGNAPSLGRESGEAQDETDTSTLLLKSRSLTRPRVRQPEAKERPSSYCFEEERREGSGERGGGGGKRGASIPPLPPTRKDSFRATRGRLGITDVKDQRCISAPVGIPSLSSCHVEDDDDDPQNVPGVPVIPSWNGYPAPCKASKAEGDMGNGKKNGVGNFKGDSLEQYYTLISKKKDSLVNKNLEIQEIHPDSLHLPALEISSSSSISGSSSLPPDSSIDPEPPGEANHLLPQNKHCSSGLYRQSVPEKLLSQLRHLEFSSDSSDHSSVSPSSSQWSRSPLNPPREDLGGDIGSHDTSLLLLQQNTGEWEQRSQCSTPGLVDTDGIGEAGEVSVVVWKSREVVAAAGNCLSPIQVQHPWGRSVSVPGSGEPSGDCTQGEVSPERIWETDFGPLSAAASVDSLLEGSHRGGGRRDDNEGKVLMKKPRSHRSSRSRRRSERFATNLRNEIQHKKAQLSKSKGPGGLLYSGETVEEEGPDLEIQDLVRKEAEDVDPPAKESSSQGVYTCSDISLSAPAPGGLNRLSSSSTLQLHQPSLAPVSALQPPRDEEPEPPGKQDQATYSSRTPQRSVPTLPSWGMGIQVVEELAPAGKSRRWRWTPEHKLQPEVDTDRRGERVGVALGVSGRGRASSASSSSSTTCSSHTEESDILPFADRCKFFEETSRSILVSNLPGLTRRRQRPDRHEGQPHLSMLENQRGGYGQGQAQRRYSYQGGFERESPLLINTMEARRQSVSGNREREKEREKEREMEREVRAREREREREERAREREREREERATERERLLEREEMVREREREERAREREMALEGEREEERQREERARLRELEMERERGIEREQDSEMEKERQSERERKRERERKSLSSAQDLFASQSQPHAYPQNHSHPQIQMEAPRSAFHPVNTALLQDNQALHQGYPPQSYTPTEAYPAASRPLPWEQTQINRKFSLTERDYPRYRRDSSTGPPNCTITVTPDYHHHQQVSQSGGCWNGLLSACSVDEEDHHQTSMVVNPTSYSSSSLLRSRAMSENDLHFGSTHRRTSPSVAMATPLSELEEGGGIEGGRVGVGGIRGAANKNKTLPPPRPPPPKWEQFHRRRASHHTLLSSPLFSTSVSSSIHPLVNPTPPPLPLIPPEGPTSHPSSHPCHPEKSEMTRQRSYSLPPQREELEGCQRCIRSQVQEWRFPQSSPSPGFTHTAFRPVAPPQRDKDTPPRYNNTLPPSESCVRLYNMVDQDCPAVLKPISHRQQRARAEWERTPSPRVHSFSGQLTIENGVISPESYFAMTYEQQQQLQQNRRLRNHPHNNNDKPELEHELLELEPESDFGPSPAQSLEQEVDIPMETDIDDSQEEGLPEDEEPIRTELQGFALPVTVLETDIDTLPNQEALPAGRMTVENGSLDGEMEDQGMRTREELMEELFPQSIEGEAGTESWRGAYRSPNLEHNTDSLDRRSGASSSCSSYYSTSAAKAQLLTQMKDYCSDTRDTDDDDEDLSYKRQLMESLRKKLGILREAQRGLQEDIRANAQLGEEVESLVLAFCKPNEVDKFRMFIGDMDKVVSLLLSLSGRLLRVESSLDNLEAETGHYERLPLLEKKRQLLVQLSEAQDLKEHVDRREQVVGRVLRRCLSQEQHRDYSHYVKMKAALLVEQRQLEDKIRLGEEQLRGLRESLGMGLGMSMGYGHY
- the shroom4 gene encoding protein Shroom4 isoform X3 gives rise to the protein MQTNLEFTVIFLIRTRSDGVNLSSTLSQIEEGGKAEQCKKLRVGDELVNINGSALYGSRQEALILIKGSYRILKITVCRRSVPVIRPHSWHLAKLSSTESPHSSTSVPPPPSPSPPSAMQLHPGLYTLPWHSTADNSDLSIQWNKLSRHYSTDRSSSLSSMDSLDPTSSQVYYDSHNSPVDPAIFNNKRDYEYHNSPVDPAIFNNIRDSAYSSFSASSNMSDYTVSLRPGEACSMENIVRSLGPGGPACRVNTCGNAPSLGRESGEAQDETDTSTLLLKSRSLTRPRVRQPEAKERPSSYCFEEERREGSGERGGGGGKRGASIPPLPPTRKDSFRATRGRLGITDVKDQRCISAPVGIPSLSSCHVEDDDDDPQNVPGVPVIPSWNGYPAPCKASKAEGDMGNGKKNGVGNFKGDSLEQYYTLISKKKDSLVNKNLEIQEIHPDSLHLPALEISSSSSISGSSSLPPDSSIDPEPPGEANHLLPQNKHCSSGLYRQSVPEKLLSQLRHLEFSSDSSDHSSVSPSSSQWSRSPLNPPREDLGGDIGSHDTSLLLLQQNTGEWEQRSQCSTPGLVDTDGIGEAGEVSVVVWKSREVVAAAGNCLSPIQVQHPWGRSVSVPGSGEPSGDCTQGEVSPERIWETDFGPLSAAASVDSLLEGSHRGGGRRDDNEGKVLMKKPRSHRSSRSRRRSERFATNLRNEIQHKKAQLSKSKGPGGLLYSGETVEEEGPDLEIQDLVRKEAEDVDPPAKESSSQGVYTCSDISLSAPAPGGLNRLSSSSTLQLHQPSLAPVSALQPPRDEEPEPPGKQDQATYSSRTPQRSVPTLPSWGMGIQVVEELAPAGKSRRWRWTPEHKLQPEVDTDRRGERVGVALGVSGRGRASSASSSSSTTCSSHTEESDILPFADRCKFFEETSRSILVSNLPGLTRRRQRPDRHEGQPHLSMLENQRGGYGQGQAQRRYSYQGGFERESPLLINTMEARRQSVSGNREREKEREKEREMEREVRAREREREREERAREREREREERATERERLLEREEMVREREREERAREREMALEGEREEERQREERARLRELEMERERGIEREQDSEMEKERQSERERKRERERKSLSSAQDLFASQSQPHAYPQNHSHPQIQMEAPRSAFHPVNTALLQDNQALHQGYPPQSYTPTEAYPAASRPLPWEQTQINRKFSLTERDYPRYRRDSSTGPPNCTITVTPDYHHHQQVSQSGGCWNGLLSACSVDEEDHHQTSMVVNPTSYSSSSLLRSRAMSENDLHFGSTHRRTSPSVAMATPLSELEEGGGIEGGRVGVGGIRGAANKNKTLPPPRPPPPKWEQFHRRRASHHTLLSSPLFSTSVSSSIHPLVNPTPPPLPLIPPEGPTSHPSSHPCHPEKSEMTRQRSYSLPPQREELEGCQRCIRSQVQEWRFPQSSPSPGFTHTAFRPVAPPQRDKDTPPRYNNTLPPSESCVRLYNMVDQDCPAVLKPISHRQQRARAEWERTPSPRVHSFSGQLTIENGVISPESYFAMTYEQQQQLQQNRRLRNHPHNNNDKPELEHELLELEPESDFGPSPAQSLEQEVDIPMETDIDDSQEEGLPEDEEPIRTELQGFALPVTVLETDIDTLPNQEALPAGRMTVENGSLDGEMEDQGMRTREELMEELFPQSIEGEAGTESWRGAYRSPNLEHNTDSLDRRSGASSSCSSYYSTSAAKAQLLTQMKDYCSDTRDTDDDDEDLSYKRQLMESLRKKLGILREAQRGLQEDIRANAQLGEEVESLVLAFCKPNEVDKFRMFIGDMDKVVSLLLSLSGRLLRVESSLDNLEAETGHYERLPLLEKKRQLLVQLSEAQDLKEHVDRREQVVGRVLRRCLSQEQHRDYSHYVKMKAALLVEQRQLEDKIRLGEEQLRGLRESLGMGLGMSMGYGHY